One Halobaculum sp. CBA1158 DNA segment encodes these proteins:
- a CDS encoding dodecin translates to MVFKKITLIGRSTESFDDAADDAIDRAEETLDEVHWVEVEEFGVEVASVEGREYQAEVEVAFELQN, encoded by the coding sequence ATGGTCTTCAAGAAGATCACGCTGATCGGTCGCAGCACCGAGAGCTTCGACGACGCCGCCGACGACGCCATCGACCGCGCCGAGGAGACGCTCGACGAGGTGCACTGGGTCGAGGTCGAGGAGTTCGGCGTCGAGGTGGCGTCGGTCGAGGGACGGGAGTACCAGGCGGAGGTGGAAGTCGCCTTCGAGCTCCAGAACTAG